Below is a genomic region from Rosa chinensis cultivar Old Blush chromosome 5, RchiOBHm-V2, whole genome shotgun sequence.
CCCCCCGGCcatttgttgtaggagaattgaaGAATGTTATTCAAACAATATAACCCGAATTTTTCATTCGTAGTTGTTaaagcaaacaaacataaagGAAATTATCTTGGAACACTAAACATATGCTCGTCCTTTATTTTATGATGCTATAGTAGACCAGCAATGCTCCCCAGAGCAAATTAATGGATGATGCAGAACCACCATATTGAATCAGACTGAAGTGTTTCAGCTCCCCCCGCGTTCTTCACCTTTATAGCATCCTTCTAGGCTCGAGTTTGCCTTTCCACCTGAATTGATGTTGTGTGGATATGATCTGCAAGCCATTGGTTTCGGACTGTCTTTGTAAGCGTTGCAGACATACCTCACAAAATTTAGGTAATCCTGCATCCATATATAAAGAGTTCAATAATATAATCTCTGtgagagaaaatgagaaatacAAAGAGATCGACAGCAAACGCTTACATCCTTTAGCAGTTGTCCATTAACAACCACCCATGGTACGTACTCATGAGGCGGAACAAGGTGGTCTGTTTCTTTAGCATTTTGAAGTATAAGCTGCATGCCATTCATTTGGTAAATGATTAGCACTATAATTGAGATATGTAGACATGAGCTTTAACTTGTATAAGAAAAACAACAATGTACGTGCTGTAAAATAGTATGAACTAGCTACCTGCTTCTTCTCATATCCACTGCGGTAGCACTTTCCCAAACGATCCGAATCCATCTTAAGTTTTACACAACAAGATTCCCAAGCATTTTTTTTCGAGGACTGCAGTCCTTCAATAAGTTTACTCTCAAGACAATGATTGAACTTGAAATGCCGCTTCTGCAGCAGATACAATTCAAGGAGATAAGATGTGAAGAAGATAAAAGTAAAACCATATCTACATTGTTCTGGAACAATTAACTTTGTTACTATTATAATGTTTTTGTAAGACCTATTGTaatggtaaaaataaaaaaataaaaaatgtgatAGTTGCAAGGAGaattcttgggtaccttggtgtttaccataccctcattttgttaaatattttggaccattggattagtaatatatctaatggttcaaaatatttaacaaattggtaacttgtttagcccttagcctttctaattatgctactcatttccaataagcaaaaatgttaacacaaactactaattgaattgaaaacaataaagtcaattaatgtttgattatcaattgacaattgacaattatgatttttcctttttcaaaaaaaattaaaagaaccttctatcctaagttcaccgaattactattagttaaatagtctatattaccaattaatttttttattagtaaattaatgtttgattaatgcttgttattaatggataattacacaattgaaaattatgttttttccctattaaaaacaaaaccttctaacctaagagcaactccaacagattccctatatttttatttttctctactttagggaaaaataagccttgtttgctccaacaaattccctataactatctttattttagggaaagtgaggagagagaaaaccaaattccctatatttacagcaaactccaaaattttaaagaagaatatgaagatttaatagattactgtaaattagggaatctgttggagttggagaagaaaaataggctaaaggtttgacttttgcttctctataatacaaaaattatagggaagctgttggagttgctctaagttcgcaaaattagtattagttaagtagtctttattaccaattaattatatcattagtagtttccttaaccaaatataattctttttacatgcatttcatgacaaccacaacaattagtgtaaaattaaataatatttgttttaaatgtagtcaaataAGAACCTATtttaggacttatttactcaaatgagaatctactttactctaatgagaacctattacaattaccacttttaggaattaattactcaaatgagaaccaactttactctaacgaagaccttatttactttaatgaggattttttttctaattaccacatgtgtcctcaaagtgattacatgagtcctcagagtggtaaatattatataaaataaaacatgtatgagaaatgttaatgtccATAGTTTTACCCGTCCTCATTTGTGTAATAAAGTTCTCCCTTGCGTAATgaaagtaatatattgtgtaatgtccatcgtcgaattagtaattacttttAATCGAAGTAATTTaccacaaattccaacaattgatgaaaaaaagaaaagttttgttctaattatagtaattactccacctaaactaatgtactaatttatggacaatttaacaagtatgacaacaaatttgttgtcagagtggtaaatctttatgtttttatcattaatgaaatgattactacaatgactacacattttaccacaatcacaacaattgatgtaaaaacggtaacttttgtcctatttatagtaattactcaacctaaactaatgtactaatttatggacaatttaacaagtgcaacaacaaatttgctgtcaaagtggtaaatcgttatatttttatcattaatggaataattactcaatgactacatattttaccataactcgaaactattggtgtaaaagtggtaacttttgttctgattgtagtaattacttcaaaaactatactatttacaagattaccaaccattttacaattccgacaacatttgtATTgagaacatggtaaaattaaaattagaccaaaagatatgtaacaactcagtattgtaaggagcttctccacttgataatcaaggttctaaatttgataaaagttgtccaaatatgatatttacatctttgaccactcaattacaataaccacaacaattattgtcataagtcgtaattgtagttcaactatgtgtaatttattattttgacaatacttgttacatgattttaacaatgttacatatcaagaaagagtgtgttgttaatatgataaattttatttttaaaaatgacacttgtcaatatttaattaggtaacctgttgaccagttcagtaggtttcaactatattaatttacttaaaataaaaaaaataaggatttgacatacatcaaggtacccaAGAGGACCCCATAGTTGCAATATTCACGTTTGAtttatggtaaaaaaaaaaaaaccatagaaaGATGGCCTTACCACGTCTGACCAGAGGTGGATTGCACAGGCTTCTATACTGTTAAAGTAGCATTCGTCTGGGCCATGCTGCAGAATATGAAGCAAATTAATGGAATGATAATTATCCAAGATTCCaagcacaaaagaaaaaagatatatatacatatatatatatatatataataaataaagaTGGTGGAGAGGGAAATGTGACCTGGCAAACGATGGTCTTGTTAGGTGCTTTGACCTGAGCATTTCCATATGGAACTAGCCTGAGGTTGACAATGCTTATGAAGTTATGGGATCCCCTTCGGGATCGAATAACTTAGCTGCTAGTTCATTTACAATGAAGCTTGCACAGGATGGGCATAGAGTTTCATAATACAGAGAGAGGTTAACTTTCTTGGATTCAAGGACATTGACGCCGTTACCTTCAAAACAAGGATAAGATGCTTGAATGGAGAGCACGGAAGTGAGAACAAGAAGGGAAAACAAGAGCTTAAGAGAAGCCATTACTGAATGCTTAGGTGGTACCACGAAGCTTCATGAAGTATGCATATATATAGCTCCCAGCACTGTTCTTGGGCTCGAATGTTAAAATGCAGGCTCTGACCATAATGGCCTTCTTGATTTTGGGAGGTATGAGGTGGTCTAGCATGAAAGTGATATTTACCtgtatttcttcttcttttagctAAATGTGTGGAGATGAATAATAGTATGCTCTTAATTAAAGTATTCGCTTTAATTAGTTGATAATAAGCAGGTGATAGATCGATGAGTGGGATAATGATATTGCATTGCTCCATGATCGTGATGGAAAACTAGCCAAGAAGACCATTAATCGTAGAGGCCGGGATAAAGTGATAGCTAGCATATCGATGTCAGTCATGGTCTTTGTGCACTATCTTTTGAGTCTTGACTTGTCCAACCATTACATTTAAGAATCAGAATCCTCTTAGAGACTCAATTAGCATTGCATTGTCTTTTGTTTGCATAACACATACTCTGTATTGCACCATTGCAACTCAGTGTGCATGAAgatgcatgcaacgatttaCATCAGATCAAGACTATATATAGAAACTTAATTAGCAAGTGCTTAATTATTAGAACTCATGTATAATGAACTAGCTAGGCGCCCGCGATAGGTTGTATGGACAATGATTTACTCAAACTTATCCTCTCACAACGGATCAAACCCATCCATTTTTCGCTTGCAATCACTCGTGTTCATAAGAGATCCCAACAGTAAACCCAGTTCATAAGATCCCAACACTAAATTCAGAAAATTAAGTTCCACCATGTTACGAATAAGTTTAGGAACAATAACACAACAATTGTATCAAGTCACGTTTAACAATTCTCTAGTACATATTCCGATAATAAAAAGGCATGGCCCCAAAAGATGTATTTGACTTGGTCAACCAAATGATAAGTAAATTAGTGTACAGTGACTCCCCGAATTATAAATGAGTGATTTCGTTTTAGTGAAACTATCAGAACGTACATATCAGAATCTATGATCcaaaaacatttttttcttcttctattgcATAGATCATTACAGGAGAGCAGCCTTGAAAGATTTGGCGAAAGTGTCAAGGTCTCTCAACCCTTGCAATGGAGATCTAGCTTCACCCAATACCTTCACAATGGCACTACCAACAATCGCACCATCTGCCCCCCACTCGGCCACCTGCTTCACATGCTCAGGCTTCGACAATCCGAACCCAACAGCCACTGCCTTGTTCGTTGCCTCCTTAATCTCCCTCAAGAGACTCGGAACTTGTTCGTTCACACGTGGACGAGCCCCGGTGACCCCCACCGCACTCACCAGGTACACGAAACCCTCCGAGGCTCGGACAATGTCTTTCATTCGACATGTTGTAGTAGTGGGTGTGGTTAGCAGCACCAACTCAACGTTATTCTTCGTGGCTTCATTTCTCAAGCGTTGTGTGTTTTCAAAAGGGACATCCGGAACCACAAGCCCACGGACGCCGGCTTGGCTAATGGTGGACATGAAGTTTTCGATGCCATGCTTGATAATAGGGTTATAGTAGGAGAATAGAGTGATAGGGCACGACAGTTGGGAAACAACATCTTCTAACATTGAAATGATATTGTTGAATTTTGTCCCTCCTGCCAAGGACCGTGACGCTGAAGCGCGTATGACCGGACCGTCTAGTGAGGGATCGGAGTAGGGTATGCCTAGTTCGATTACATCGGATCCACAAGAATCGAGCACCTTCAACGCTTGAATGGTTGTTGAGAGATCTGGATCGCCGGCGGTGATGTAGGGGATGAATGCTACTTTCCCTTGTGATTTCAATTTTGTGAAAGTTTGCGAGATGCTTATGTTAGAGGCACGAGTGAGGGTGAGAGTATCCCTTGGATTTAGCTCAtcaagtagtttcttgattggaAAGTTTAATGCTGTTTGGGATGgagaaggaagatgatgaaCTGGGTATCGAGGTTTCTTTGTATTCAGTTGAAGAAAGCCTGAAGTAGTAGTAAGTTTAAGAGAACTAAGAATTGCCATTGAGGAAAATGTATGTTTAAGCCGGGATGCTTCtctggtgtgtgtgtgtgtgtgtgtatatatatatatataatgttacTAGCTAATTGTGTAATGGTGCGATACAAGCCATACGTACATTTATATTCTGGATCTGTGGACCAGAATGATCAAACATGAAACATCAGCTCAATTGCCTGTAAAATCTACGCGTcaaaaactttcttttcttaaCAACATAAACGTGAAGAAAtttgttttcaaaaaaaaaaaaaacgtgaagAAATTTTACTAGCAAGGGCTTCTGCAAAGTGACTGCATTATATTACGAATTGAACTACGTATGTTGCAGCTCCAACAAGCATCTCTTTTAAGGTTTTAAGTCAACTGAATACATCTTGTGATATCACAAGGTAAATACGAAATTTTTTATCTGGTAGAGCAtgtgatgtttttattttattttcaaaattcaaattatcTTTGTCGGTTTAATGTCCATTTTGATTAGAATTAGACGATATTTTGATTTGATAACTTCAATTTGTACAGATTTAATTACGTTCGTGCATGTCTCTATCATTTTTATACAAATTGTCATGGATGATGCCTATGGCAGGACTTGATGGAGGATTGGATTTTAAACTAGCATTACAGCGAGTGAATCGAGTAGTTTGTTTGTCCATTGATCCTTCAATGTCTAAGTCAGTAATGAAATGCAAATTTGGGGGACTAAGTATTTTCTcctacctcttttttttttttggaataggtTTACATGTTTGCATATTACATGAAGTTTGTTTGTCCATTGATCCTTCAATGTCTAAGTCAGTAATGAAATACAAATTTGGGGGACTAAATATTGCTGGTTGTGTGATTCTCCTaccactattttttattttaataggTTTACATGTTTGCATATTACATGAAGCATGTGACGTGAAGTTTTGCCGAGACTAGCTAGAAGACTTGGCTATTGGTGAATTCTTGATTCTTGACCGGCCCTCACCATGATACAATAGTTCGATCACTTTAACTAATAGCAATGAAATCAGAACTATGACTTTCGTAATATTAATTAGGCAAATAACTGACAGGTCACGGCTTATTAACACGGACAAGAATCATTTATATTTAAATATAATTATTTCATCATCCAACTCTAGTGATATTATTTGtataaagagaaaaagaaaaaaagaacagcaTACAAATAATTGTTTGAGTAGATATTGAAATCCTCTAAGAATATACTGGTATGAATGCTGGTTGACATTCCTCGTAGCAAATTGGTACCCAATAATCTGAAACTGACGCCCAAATTTGTAGCTAGGGAGTTGACGTGGCAGTGACGTGTTCCTAACTCCACTGCTGACCGGTTAAACCAGGAACTGGGAACACAACTTGGTCGGTCCAATAATATTTAGAGGCTACAAACACCGTGAGAGCTACCGTACGTTGCTTTCAGTAAAGCGTGTCCTAAAGAATATTAAGGACATGCAGGGGGGGTTGTACCAAGTGGCTTCGAAGTAATGCACGTTTTATCTGTGAGAAGTTGAGAGTTGAAAGTTCAAAGTTGAGAGTTCAGACATACGTCGCATTATGAAATATATAATAGTCTGGGGTTTTGTCGGGACTCGAGCGAACTATTTCGTAATCTCTGGATAAGAAGAAGacttttaaataaaaatcggaaaaaTTCTTTACATCGACGTGATTTATTTTTGAGTAAATTTTAGTTTATTTTCTTGATTCTTACGCTCTAAATCATGCATAAATTTTACATGTGTCCTTATATTTTTTGTGTTATTGAAGAGATATAATCATAAgtttatacatttttttttttgaaggaaagGAGGTCAGAAATTTATTGCACTAATAAGAAGAATTACATAGAGGTAGCTTCAGCTGCTAAGGCAACAAGCAGAAATgagggagaagaaaaataaaagcatTCCTGGATTTCAATACAAGCATGTGCAGCCATGAGGTGAGCCAGCCTATTTGTACTTCTATGAACATGCACAATCTTTAAATTTGGATAAGACTCTAGTATCAAACTTAGATCATCATATATTTGACCTAAAGCAGAAGTATTAGGGTCATCATGCTGCATCAATTGTCTCTGGACTACTTCCGCATCAGTTTCTAAGATAGCAGGAACAAGCCCCTGCTCCATAGCAAAATTCAAAGCCAGTTTGCATCCTAACAACTCCACATGTTCTGGGCCAAGTAGACCCTGAAAAGGTCTACCTCCATCAGCAAGAAAACTGCCCAAATTGTCCCATACTACGAAACCAACACCTCCACATTTGGTAGCAGGATTATATGAACCATCTACATTGATCTTACGCCATCCCATAAGAGGAGAAGACCAGCATGATGTCCTCACAGTACGACCAACCAATGGTTTCAAATTATGAAACCTAAAAACATCCAGCCTAGACATTGCCATAATAAGTACCTCAGGAGCTAGCTGTAACACTTCTGTTGTCCCAAATCCTACAATTTCGTTCCTTCCAAATGCCCCCAAGGAGATAGATCAAAGCATCCAAGTCTTTAACCGAAAGCTCATGAGCACAAAAACTAATCAActcaagaagatcaagatgagaaGAGTGAGGGTTATAACAAACCTGTGATAGCACACCATTGGTTTGAAGCACCTGTTTGGTAAATGGACAATCCCGGCATAAATGAATTGTAGTCTCCAAGTCATTAGTAGAGCATAGAACACAAACATTTGAGTCCAAGACCACCCTTTTCGAAGCTAGCCTCTCTAGGGAAGGTAAAATATTGTGACAAACTCTCCAAATGTGAACTTTAGCAGAATTCGGAACGACAACTTTACAAAGCTTCTTCCAAAAACTCACACCCACTAATAACTGGAAAGGACTTCTAGAATGTGATAGGGAAAACTCATGATGGTACACCAACTTAACTGTAAATTTACTGCTCTTCTCCTCCCTCCACACTACTCTATCTTCAACTGCTCTTGTACTAAGAGGAATACTCAAAATAGATTCTGCCTCTTCCCTTGTAAACACCCTTCTAATTAAACTAGCATTCCACTGCCCTGGATGATCAAGCAAATCGCTAACCTGCCTAACCTCCAATGAAGCAGAAACATTAGTAGCCGGTTTGTAGTCTGGAACTCCAGGCACCCAACAATCCGACCATATGTTTACAGACAAGCCATTACCAATCTGCCAATAAGAGCTTTGTCGTGGAAACTCCCTAGTAGAAAACAAACTTCTCCATGAGTAAGAAGGAGAATTAGAAGGTTCAGCCAACCAGAAATTAGAATATGGAAAGTATTTTGCTTTGTAGATCCGAGCTACCAATGAATCTGGATTGTTCACCACACGCCAAGCTTGTTTGGCTAACAATGCAGAGTTGAAATTAGATAAacttcgaaaccctaaacccccTTCCTCCTCAGGGTTGCATAAAGCTATCCAAGACTTccaatgaatttttttcttatccAAAACCGAGCACACATTTGCTCAAGATCATCACAAAAATTCTTTGTGAGTTGAAACACATATATCTTATCTCCTAAAAAGATATACCTATTTTTAAAGAGACttatttctttaaatattttttgtataaacttttttctttttaagataACATAATATTTATACTTTTATAAACCACAAACTATACTTTTCTCTTCACCCcttgataatttttctttttgtttttcataatttttcttAGTAAGTGATATCTATTTGTGCTCCAattttcatgtttataattgctACATATTTAAGAGTTTATAACTCCAattaaaatataagaaaattttctttgaaaaccAATTGTAAAGAATTCCATTAATAATCTTGCCATACTTGAGAAAGATTTTTAGATCCGCCACTGCTTATTAGAAAAGGGAAATTATGGACAAGGTCACattagagtgtgaaatgataaaaaaaatcacctagtttcccacttgataaaaaaGTCCATTAtgaattgttagtaatattaatttagtacTTGTGAATAATGAGgtgatgttaaaaaaggtcAGTTTTTAAGTTTTCTGATTCCCATTTTGCCCTTAAAGCCATCTCCCTCTatcttcattcttcttctcctccacacAGAGGgagaccgagagagagagagagtgtgtgaatTGCGAAGAACAACGCGTCGTTGAAATCGGTGGACGAGTTCTTGAAGCGGTGCCAACAATCCGGCGATGCCGCCTACTCTGCTCTGAGATCAGTGTTGGAGCGTCTCGAGGATCCGAAAACCCGAACTCAAGCTCGgatcttcctctccgaccttcATAAGCGCTTCCCTACCCCCCACCGGAGCTACTACACTCTTGGAATGGTCAGTCAATTTTTCCAATAATTAGTTAACggattaattaaaaaaaaaagattcctCTCGAAAAATGATTCAATTTTATGGTTTTGCCGTTACAGATCCGATTCTATTGCCTACAAAACCAAGGCAGTGGCGCTTCGCTCATGGCTACGTTGTCGTCAGCCGGATGGAGCTCTCTGGCGTTTTGGGGATCAATGAGTTTGATTCGTGCCAGTTGAGTGTTAGGTAGCGGAAAGTATCAGACTGGGTTAAATAGAGCAAGGTTCTGTTCTCTGTTCGTGTTTTGACTGAAGAGGGATCTAAGTAAGAGCTTAGCGGTAgctattttgattctgagcatgcTCTCTGTTTTGGGTTTCTGAGAAAAGTTGAATTTGATTTGTGTATTGATCATGATCAgctgattttcaattttggtgAATTACATGAATGGTTGTTGCTGTGCTCAAAGTATAGTCTTCCATCAAACAGAAATTACTAGTGAAGTAGATATTGTTTCTGGTAGTTTTGGGGCACTTTGTGTATTGTGGTTACTGTTTATCTTCTTGTGGAGCTTGTTTTCTAGAAATAATGACATAGTTGTCTATTGGATGTATATAAAGTCTTGATTCTCGGTTTCACATTTACTTTTATATTGGCATACATAATTGAGGGTGCAGCAATGAGAGGTGAAGTTAAACAATTTATGATCAAGTTTAGTTCCTTCATTTTTTGTGAGCAGCTGTTTGGTTGTTAACAGTCCAATTAGGTGAGAAACTGAGTTACTTTTATTTCCAATAGCTTGttgtgagaaattgagttgTTTAGAATGTGAACTAAGTTTGTTGGGCTTCTCTTCCCAGAGATTACGGCAGGAATTATGCAAATGAGTTAAATGCATgtttctcttttgattttttagattttgttttgtgattcTGTTGTGCAGACTGATAAATGCATATGTGTTAATAAATGCAAATGAGTTAAAGCA
It encodes:
- the LOC112165290 gene encoding tryptophan synthase alpha chain, whose product is MAILSSLKLTTTSGFLQLNTKKPRYPVHHLPSPSQTALNFPIKKLLDELNPRDTLTLTRASNISISQTFTKLKSQGKVAFIPYITAGDPDLSTTIQALKVLDSCGSDVIELGIPYSDPSLDGPVIRASASRSLAGGTKFNNIISMLEDVVSQLSCPITLFSYYNPIIKHGIENFMSTISQAGVRGLVVPDVPFENTQRLRNEATKNNVELVLLTTPTTTTCRMKDIVRASEGFVYLVSAVGVTGARPRVNEQVPSLLREIKEATNKAVAVGFGLSKPEHVKQVAEWGADGAIVGSAIVKVLGEARSPLQGLRDLDTFAKSFKAALL